CGACGAGGCGTTGGACTACGCGCGACGGGCCTGGGAATGGCGCAGCCGCAACGGCGATGTGCTGACGATCGCATACGGTCGGCACCAGTTGGCGGTGGCGTGGCAGGGGCTGGGCGGGCACGACACGGCGGTCGAACTGTGGGAGCGGGTCGTGGACGTCTACGCCACGCACGAGGACAGGAAACCACAGCTGGCTTCGGTGCTGGAGGCGATGGCCGGGTCGCTGACGGCCACCGGCCGGCCGGACGCCGCCGCGGACCGGTTGCGGCGGGCCGCCGGGATCCTGTCGGATCTCGGTGACCCGCGCGCCGGTCATCTCGTGCGCCGGGCTGACGACCTTTCTGCCGGCTGACCCCTCGGGGCCGTGGCGGAGCGGTGGTTCAGGCCGCGGCGGGGCCGCAGGCGGGGCAATCCGGGTCCGGTGCCTCGCAGTCGTCTTCGGCGTGCCGCAGGGTGACCAGGTTGTAGGTGACCCACCGGGTGGCCTGGAGCCGGGGGATGCCGGTGATCAGGCTCATCACGGCGTGCGCGGACAACAGCCCGGCGATCCCGGCCGACACTGCGTTCACCGCGTGCACCCCGTCCTCCCAGGCGTCACCGGGCCGGAATGCGACCGGGGTGGCAGTACGCGCCTGCGCGGCAGGGCGTGCGCACTCCCGGCACCGGCCGTGGCCGGGCACGAACACGCCGACGCTCACCCGGGGCCCGCGGTAGCCGCCGTCGACCCAGGCGGTACCGGTGGCCAGGCACGCCCGGTTGGTCCACGACCGGATCGCGCGCGGGGTGTCGGCGCCCATCAGCAGTACGTCGCATCCGGTCGCCAACCGCCGCAACACCCCGGTCCCGTCCACGGTGGTCCGTTCGCCGGTTATCTCCACATCGCTGTTGTGCCGCCGCAACGCCTCGATGGCGGCGTCGACCTTGGGGCGGCCCAGGTCGTGCTCGGTGTAGAGGACCTGCCGGTTGAGGTTGGACAACTCCACCACGTCCGGTTCGACCAGGTGCAGCGCGCCGATCCCGGATTGGGCCAGGGCGAGCGCGGCCGCGCTGCCGACCCCGCCGACACCGACCACCGTGACCCGCGCTCGCCGCAGCGCCAGCTGCGCGTGCCAGCTCGTGGTCCGCGGTGCCGTGTCCATCGACCGCCACAACGCCCGGCCCCGGCCGTACCGTTCGAGGTCGGCGTCGGTCAGGCCCTCGGGGGCCGGTTCGTCCGCGTCCTCCAGGTAACCGGCGGCGGCCAGCGTGTCGATGGCCGCGCGGACCGTGTCGGGCGGCTCGTCGGGGTGGTGGTGGACCAGGTCGGCGACCGCCTGGCCCACTGTGCGGGACCCGTCGAGAAGGACGAGCAGCGCCCACACCGTGCCGTCCGGGTCCGGGATCGTCGCGGCGACCCCCGGCAGGGCACCGCCGATCCGCACGTGGCCGTCGCCGAGGCGGACCGGCCGGTGCTCGTATTTGATGCGCGGACGCAACATCACACTTCTCCTCGTCACCGGTGTCAGCCGTTCGGGTCGCTGTTGCTGTCGGTGCCGCCGAACTCCTGCGTCACCGGGATCAAAATGATGATCATGTCCTCACCTCCGTCCTTGCCGGTCGAGGTGGAACAGGGCGGGGAAGGGCAGGCACGGACGCGGCGGCCGCGCGTCGTCTGCTGGTGGGACGTGGAACCGGAGCGGGTTCACCCTGGTCCTCCTCTCCTGTGGCGGCCGGCGGATGGCCGGTCGAGAAGAGGATGCGGCGCACCCCGGGACAGGACCGGGGACGGCCGGCGGGTCAGGACCGGGACAACGACTCGCCCGAACGGGTGGTCTCGTGTCCGCTGGGCGGGGTGGGCTCCACAGCACCCGGGACGAACACACGCCGGCCACGGAACCGAGGTTTCGACCGGGTCCCCGACGACCAGCGCCGACGGTCCGGGAACACCGCTCCTACCGGGGAGTCCTGCGGCGGGAACGCGGGCGGCGCCCGGGCGGCGACCTCGTCGTCAGAAGAGGGCGGTGCAGGCGAGGGCCAGCAGGCCGATCGTGGCCAGAGCGGACAGGAGCAGGAGGACGCGGGCCACAGCGCGGCCACGGTTGGTCGACGAGGTCATGGGGTGGTTCCTGTCAGCAGCCAACGGATGGGAGCGGCCGGGTCGTCGTGGGGGGTGGCGGAGGTGGCGAGGTAGGTGACCACGAAGTAGCGGACGTGGGGGAAGTGGTGTTCCGCGGAGTGGACGAGGTCGGCATGGCCGTGGGCGATGAGCCACGCGCGGACCGCGGCGGGGCGGTCCGGCGGGTCGGTGGCGTAGGGATGGGTGTGCCCGGAGAGGGTGTCACCCTTGGTGACGACGACGGCGATACGGCGCGGTGTGGCCGTGTCGTGCTCGCTGAGGGTCTCGGTGAGCAGGTCGAGGACCGCCTTGGGGTCGGTGCCGGACGGGCGGGAGGTGGCGAGGACGTCAGGGGCGGCGCGGGCGCGGACGGCGGGAAGGGCGAGCGGGTCGACGACGAGGATCACGCCGTCGCTGAGGGCGAGGAAGGCGGAGTCGGCGATGAGGTCGGCGTCCTGCGCGATCTCCCCCGCCGCGTCGTAGAGGTGCAGGAGCCGGTTGCGCACCCGCAGGGTGTGCGAGACCGGTTGGCCCACCGGCGTGCGCGGCGGGAACGCGCCCTCGGCGAGCAGGGCGTCGGTTTCGGCCAGTCTGCTGTCGGTGAACGGGTCCGCGGGGACGGCGTCGTGACCGGACCTCATGCGGGCGACCGCGGTGTGCAGGAACACCGACTTCCCGGCGCCGGTGCCGCCGACGACCGGGACGTGACGCGTGGGCGTGATCTGGGTCGGGGCGGGAAGGGGGGCGTCGCAGTCGCCACAGCGCGGGGAGAGACCGCGTTTGCCGGTGAGCAGCAGTGTCGGCAGGTCCTGGCCGCAGCGGCAGGTGCGGAGGAACAGGCCCTGTGCGCCCGGGATGAGCGCGTGGTGCTCGCGACCGCAGGGGCAGACGAACACCGGGCGGGCGAGTCGGGCGTGGCAGCGGGGGCACTCCGTCGTGATCCCCCTCAGTGCCAGGGAAAGCGCTTCGAACAGGTACAACGTGCCGCAGAGGAATCGGAAACCCGTGACCGCGGCGGTGAGGAGGACCAGCTGCACCACCCAGGTGGTGGTCAGCAGGACGAGCGCGAGGGCGTGGCCGATGGCGAACCCGGTGCGCACGGTGAGCGCGAGGAACGGCATCGTGGACGAGCGCGTGATGACCGGGGATTCCCGGATCGGGCGCACCCGCCGCAGCCCGTCGCCCGCGAAGCCCTCGTCGACCCGGCTCGGTCGGCGCTGGTAGAGCGCCACGAAGCAGGCCACGCCGAGGTGCCGGTGGTCGCGCAGGGCCGGGCCGGACAGGTACCGCCGGTCGGCGGGATCGGGCAGGGTGTCCAGCGCGAGGTGCGCGGTGTCCGCCCGGGCGGCGAGGCAGTCGAGCGCTTCCCGGGTGACGGCGATCAGCGCCAACACCAGGCTGAGCGCGACCGCCGCGGCGAGGACCGGTCCGGTGATCACGACCACGAACACGGCCAGCAGCAGGTAGAGGACGAGTCGGACGATCACGAGGTCGTCCCCTCGCCGCCCCGGAAGCTCCGCATCGCACCGAACCCGGCGAGCAGCCACAGCAGCGGGTCCTCCACCCGGTAGGCCACCGGTTCCCTCCTGCCGTCCGCGCGGTCGCCGAGCGCGGTCGCGGCGAAGTAGCGGTGGTGGCGGAACGCGGTGCGGACACCGCGGATGAGGTCCGTCCTGTTCCAGTGGCCGAGCCAGGCGGTGGTCTCGTGGTGGACGTCCACGCTGTCGGACACCGCGTGGCCGCCTGTCCGCGGGACGGGCCGCAGCAGCGGCGACCCGGGGTCGACCATGTCCCACACGGTGTCCAGTTTGGTCAGCACCACGGCCAGAGGCAGGTCGATCGGGCAGTGGGGGCGCAGGCCGCGTGCCGCGCGGACGGCGTCGGCCAGTCGGGTGATCCCCGCGTCGCCGGGCACGGCTCCGGGTTCGACGGCCAGGACGAGGCCGTCGGCGTGCGCCGGGTTCGCCGCGGCCGCGTCGGCGCTGTCGTAGAACGCGATCACCACGGCCCGGGCCCGCGATCGGACGCGCAGGCTGACCAGCAGCGGCTCGGGCCCCGTGGCGCGGTGCAGGACTGTTTCGGCGACCAGCACACGGTCCCGCTCGTGCCGCAGCCTGCTCTTCTCGCCGAGCACGTCGAGGGACATGCCGGGGAAGCGGTCGTCCAGGTGCCCTTTCGCGACCCGCCGGACGACCGACGCCAACCACGTGCTCTTACCGGAGCCCGCCGCCCCGACCACGGCGACCACCCTGGGGTGGCCCTCGATGTACTCGCGCGGCACGGCCTGCCCGCACGCCGGGCAGACCCGACGGGCCTGCGGAGCCCGCCCGTGCGGGCACCTGCCTCCGCGCGCGGCGGAGACCGGGAACGGGATCGCGCTCTCGCCGCAGCGCGAGGAGCACCGCCTCAGGTACGCCTTCCCCGGCGTCCGGGTGTGGCAGTAGGGGCAGGCCGGGACACGCCGGGTCAAGACGCCCCGGAGCGGAGCAGGCACAGCGGTCTCCTCTCGGGTCAGGGCACGACCAGGAGGTGGGGGGCGGGATGGGCGAGCGCTACGGTCTCGTCCAGGGAGAACGCGCGGAGGAACACCGGCCGCGGTAGTGGGCGCGGCACCCGGATGCGGACGGGCCCGGGCGGGCCGGGGGCGGGCAGCCGCAGGATCTCGACGCCGTCCTCGGGGACCAGCGGACGTGATCCGGACTTGGCGACGACCGCGATGTCGGGGGTGGGCTCCGGACCGTGCACGGCCAGCAGCAGGTGGTCCCGGCGCCACCAGGCCGCGCGCCGGACGCTGTAGCGCACCTCGCGCAGCCGGATCGAGCACACCGTGGCCATGGGCCCGAACCGGCCGGAGTCCGCGACCGACACCCCGAACCAGTGCGCGCCGGGCAGGGTCGCGGTGATCCGCGCGCCGCGGCCCGCGTACGCGGACCTGCTGATCTCGACCGCGGTGGCCTGCGGGTCCAGCGGCCCGGTGGGCGGCCCGTCCACCCGCCAGAGCACCCGCGCGTCGGTGGCCCACATCGGCCACTGCCACGACAGCACCACCTGGGGGCCGAATCGCCTGGCGTGCAGGCCGGTGACCGGTTCCAGTGGCGGAGCCACCCGTGTCGCCGGGCCGATGGCGGCGAGCGGGCCGGACACCGTGACCGGCACGAGCACCCGCTGCCCCGCCAGGGCCGCCAGCGGGACCGACGCCCGGCCCGTGTCGCTGACCGCGACCACCCGGCCCGCGACCACCGCGTCGGCGGCGCGGAGGACCTGGGGCGCGGGTGCGACCCCGTCGGGTGGGACGCGGATCACCAGCGGAGTGGAGCTCTGCCTGGTCCAGGTCAACTCCACGGTGTCGCCCGAGAGGCCGGCCCGCAGGTCGGTGACCTGGCGCGGCTCCCCCGGGCACTCGCCGTGGACCGTCAAGCCCGCGCTGTCCTCGGGTGTGCCGGCCCGGCCGGGGTAGCGGGCGCGCACGAGGTAGCGGTACTGCACACCGGGCACCGCGGCGGTGTCGTCGAACCCGGTCCCGTCGGTCGTGGCGGTCTGCGCGGTGTCGCCCGACGGCGCGGTCCTGGTCACCGACGCGCCGACCGCCCCGGGGGGCAACCGCCAGCGGCCGTGCACCGACAGCATCGTCGACTCGACCACCAGGTCCAGCACCTCGGGCGCCGGCACGATCTCCCTGCTGTGCGCCACCCCGCCGGGGACGCCGTTGCGCAGGGTCTGCACCGTGTACGACGTCGGCACACCGAAGGGCGGCACGTCCGTCAGCGCCAGGGCGTCGGTGTCGTGGGCGATCACCGTCCCGCCCCGGCTGACCCGGTAGGTCAGGCGGCCCGCGGTCGATGTCGACCGCGGCCACGTGACGACGACGGCGTCGTGGTGCGCCCGCACGGACACCTCGGCGGGTGCCGCGGCCGGACAGCGGCGCAGGCCCGACGTGATCGCGGGGTCCGTCAGCTCCCGGTCCACCGCCAGGTAGCGGGCGGCCGCGTCCTCCGGCGCGGTGTCCTCCAGTTCGCGGGCGGCCGCGAGATCGGCGGTCAACCGGTCCACGGTCGCGGCCAGCGCGTCGCGGACGCGCTCCCAGTCCCCGGTCAGCCGCCTGCTCGTCAGCACCAGGAGCGCGGCGTGCAGCCTGCCGTCCGCGATGGCCTGCCGGTAGTCGGACTCCCAGTCGGATGGGTGCGTGTGCCGGCACCAGACGGCGTAGGCGAGGGTGTCGGGGTCGCGGGGGAGGCCGCTCGCGACGCGCCGTTGCGCGTCGGCCGCCGCGAGGAAGCTGACCTCCTGGTAGCCCAGAAGCACGGCCACCGACAGCTCGGTGAGGAACTCGTGGCGCAGCAGCGCGCTCAGTCCGTCGGGTTCGTCCAGCGCTTGTTCGACGAACTTGAGCACCGTCAGCTCGGCCTCGACATCGGCTCCTCGTCCGGTCCGCAGGTGTGCGCGCCTGCGTCGGAGCGCGTCCGCGTGGACGTCCGGGCCGCCCGAAGCCAGTTCTCGGGTCAGGTACTCCCACAGGCTGGGGATCCCGAGGTCGGCCAGCGCGGCGGTGATCCGGCGCGACCGGGGCGTGTCCGGCGTGATGTCGAGGCTCGCGGGTTCGCGCTCGGCCGCCCGGTGCTGTTCGAGCGCGGCCAGGACGTCCGGACGGCTCCAGCGGCCCGCGGACTGCCGGACGAGGGCTGCGACGGCGGCGGCGGGCATACCCGGCGCGGACTGCAGGAACTGGTCGACCGCCTTGGCGAGGGCGGTGCGTTCCGCCGCCACGGCGGTCCGGTGCGCCGACCGCCGGCCGGGATCGCCCAGCACCCGCGCGGCGGTCCGGCGCCCGCGCCTCAGGCGGTCCACGGCCTGGGTGTGCTCGCGCAGTTCGGGGGTGCCCCACAGCGCCGGAACGGCGGTCAGCGCCGAGTCGACCTCGTCGGCGGTGCAGTCGGTGGGCAGCCGGTAGACCCGGAACAGGTTCCGGTGGGGCGACCACCCCGTCTCGACCGGCGTGATGACGTCGGCGAGGTAGGCGCGGGCGTCGGTGTCGCGGAGCCCGGGAAGGTCCTTCTCGGCCATGTCACCGCCGCAGGCCCGGTAGCGGCGCGACGGCGTCGGTGCCGCCGCCGCGGACCTGGGTCTCGATCCGCAGCCGTGCACCGTTGGCCGCGCGGGCGTCGATTCGCAGCACGCCGTCGGCGCCGAGGGAGAAGTCGAGCTCGATCGGGTCGCCGCGCCTGCCGTCCCGGGGGAGCCCTTCCATGGTGCGCTCGTCGAGCCGGAGGTGGTCGGCCTCGTCGTCGGAGAGCACGTCGGTCGTGGACTCGTACACGGCGACCCGCATCGCGGTCTGCCCGTCGCGCACGGTGCACAGGGTGTGCCGTCCGCTGGTGGGCAGCGGGGTGTTCGGGGCGATGATCCAGTGCACCGCGCTGCCCAGGGAGGGGCGACCGGCGTCGCGCACGATCAGCACGCCGTAGCCCTTGGACGTCACGTCCACGACCTTCCGCGGCTCGCCCGCGGCGACCTGGGCGGCGCCCCTGGCGACCACCAGTTCCGCGTCGGCCGCGAGCCGCGGCGCCGGCAGGTGCGGGAACGTCTCCCGGAGCCTCCTGGCCACGGCGGGCGTCCGTGACATCCCGCCGACCAGGAGGACGTCGTCGATCGTCGGCACCCCGGCGGCGCGGGCCTGGTCGAGGAGGTCGCCGGTGAAGTCGAGGGTGCGGTCGAGCAGGTCGGAGGTGGCCTTTTCGTAGTCGCTGCGGGAGATGACCATGCGGTGCACGCGGCCCCGCGTGGTTCGCAGGCTCAGCACCTGCTCGGTGGAGGTCGACAGCGCGACCTTCACCGCCTGGACCTGCCCGAGCAGACCTGCCATCAGGCGCGGAGATGTCCGGGGGTCCTCCTCCTCGTCGGAGAAGTCGCCCAGCTGGTCGAGGACGAGGTCGACGAGCACCCGGTCCCAGTCGGCGCCGCCGAGCCGGGCGTCCCCGCCGGTCGCCACGACCCGGACCTCGTCGGGGAACATGAGCACGACGGTGACGTCGAAGGTGCCGCCGCCGAGGTCGTAGACGAGGACCGCCCGACCGGCCGGGGTGGCGCGCAGGCCGCTGGCCAGCGCCGCCGCGGTCGGTTCGTTGACCAGGTCGAGCACGTCCAGCCCGGCGGTGCGGGCCGCCTCGCGGGTGCGTGCCCGCTCCGCGGTCCCGAAGTAGGCGGGCACCGTGACCACGACGCGGGCCAGCGGACCGTCGGCGGGCACCGCGGTGCCGAGCGCCTCCAGCGCGTCCTCGACGGCCTGCCGCAGGATCAGGGCCGAGATCTGCTCGGGCCGCAGGTGCCCGCCGGGGACCGCGACGGTGTAGTCGCCGCCGATCTCGCGCTTGATCTCGGTGATCACCCGCCCCGGCTCGTGCACGCGCTGGTCGAGCGCGAGCCCACCGACCGCCGCGGTGCCGTCCGCGGCGAGGTACACCGCCGACGGGGTGGTCGCGCCGCCCTCCCGGTTGGTCAGCACCCGGGCCTCCCCGGTGCCGTCCACCACGCAGACGCACGTGGTGGTCGTGCCGAGATCGATGCCCAGGCGGGGAAGATCAGCGCCGGTCGTCATGCTCCTCCTCCTTCCGGTCGTAGGTCTCGGTGAGCTGCGCCGGCTGTGGCTGCACGTCCGCGGTGTCGAGCACCCACAGGGGAATCTGCCCGGCGCGCTGGGAGACGCTGCGGACCCGTCTGGGAAGGTCGAGGATCCCGGGGTCGCCCGACGCGACGAAGACCTGGGGGACCTGGCGGCTCGCGTCGATCCTGGCCATCCGCTCCGCGGCGACCTGGTCACGGCCCAGGATGCGGACGTCCTCCTCGAGTTCCGCCGACCGCTTCATCTTCTCCTGCTTGATGCTCTCCCTCCGCAGGTCCGTCTCCACCGCCGCGTTGGTCAGCTGCTGGCCGAGCTGCCTGCTCTGCTGCCGCAGCTTCGCGATGTGCCGGAACTCCTCGTTCATCTCGTCGGACTGGAACTTGATCGCGCCGATGGTGGTCAGCCGGGGGGAGACGTTCTGCTCCCGCAGCGCCTGTTCGACCAGGGTCTTCAGCTCGGCGCGGACCTGGTTCTGGTCGCTGATGAACTCCTCGATGAGGTGGCTGTTGGACACCTCGTTGAAGTAGCCCTTGACGACCACCCCGAGCAGGCGGGTGACCAGCCGCTGCACCGCGGCCGACTTGCGCACGCCCGCGGTGCCGTGCGCCTCGTCGTCCTCGCCGAACCGCTTGACCAGGTGCGGCGCGGTCTCCGGCGGGATGACGAAGGTCTGGGTCAGCTCGACCGAGACGTGGAACCCGTCCAGCGTCACCTCGATCAGGTCCAGTTCGGAGTCGTAGCGGTCGGCGCTGACGTCCTTGCGGCCCCAGGAGAGGATCAGCTCCCGTGAGGGGATTCGCACCACGCGGGCGAAGAACGGGTTGATCGCGTAGGTGGAGCCGCCCGGGAGCACCTCCGACTGCGGCCCGAACTGCCCGCCGTTGGCCAGGAAGATCCAGGGGAACTGGAAGCTCTCGTGGCCCTCGATCTTCGGCGCGGGCTCGGCGGCGTCGACCGGGTGCAGCCCTTCGGTGACGATGACGACACCGGTCTCCTCGCTCTCCACCGACACCAGGCGCAGGTCCTCAGGCTCCAGGTAGTGGTGGGACAGCGGGACCGTCTCCAGGTCCATCTGGTTCTCGGTGAGGACGTTGAACATGTCGGTGTTGATGGCGTAGTAGCTCCCGCCGGGGAGCAGCGCCTGTTGCGGGCCTTGCTGTCCGCCGTCGTTGAGGAACTTCACGCCGTCCTGGAAGTAGTTGCAGTCGACGTGCTGGGCGAGGGTGTGGCCGTAGGGCATGATCCCGCCCACCTTGGCCACCACCACGCCGATGGTCCGCAGCGGGACGTAGGTGCGTTTGACGATCCGCACCTCGAAGACGGTGGGGTGGATGGCGTACTGGCCGCCGCTCTGCAGGACCTCGATCTGCGGTCCCTGCTGACCGCCCTGGTCGAGGAACGCCTTGAAGTCCTGGAAGTGGTCGCAGGGGACGTGCCGGGCGATGGGCTGTCCGTGTTCGAGCGGACCGCCCATCCTGGCGTGCACGATCCCGATCGAGTCCACCGGAATGCTGATCAGGTCCTGGACGTCCACCCGGTGGAGCCAGTGTGGACGGAAGTAGATGCGACCGCCGCGCAGCAACTCGCTCTGCCGGTTCACCGCCCCGGCGAGCGACTCGGCGAGCCGGAACGAGCTGTACTTCCGGGTCACGATGACGAACTTGCCCAGCGGGACGTCCACGATCGACCGCTTGACCTGCTGCACGACCAGGACGAGGAAGCCCAGTCCGGCCAGGATGGCGAGCCCCGACAGCACGAAGCCGATGATGTCACCCACTGCGCCGCTCCTCGCTGATCCGGTCGTGCACCGCGGTGACCGTCATGCTCCAGTTGTCGTACCAGCCGTATGACCGCTTGGGTGGACGCAGCGTCGGGAAGAATCCGGGGACGTCCCCGCGGTCGGCCACCCATGTCTCGTAGTCGTCCGATATGGCGCCATCACGGCTCCACCCGAAGGCGCGGGACAGGGTGAACATCCTGTTCCGCGAGTTCTCCGGCAGCAGCGCCCGTTGGGCGCGGAAACCGTGCCTGCCGCCGGTTTCCCGCTGCCACACCTCGGCGAGCTCGCGCAGGAACGCCGTGCCGACGTAATTGACGTGGGACCGGGTCATCCAGCCCTCGTCCGACCGGCCGGCGGCCGCCAGCAGCATGTCGGTGGTCAGCCGGTCGGCCGCGACGAGATCGCCCGCCCGCAACGCGGTGCGCACCGCCGCGACGAGCGCGGCCGTGCGGTCCACCGGGCTGGTGGCGTCGTGCGTCGGCTGCTCCGTGCGCACCAGGGCGCGCAACCGCGCGAGGTGGTCGGGACCGGGCAGCGCGTTGGCCCGCGCGTCCAGGAAGGCGTCCGGCTGCCGCGGACCGGCGACGACGATCCGCCGGACGGGGATGTTGCGCCGTTCCGCGGCGAGCCGCATGTCGACGGCCTCCGGTGAGGGCCGGTCGGTGACCAGGGTCAGCAGCACGCCCGCGCCGTTGAGGGTGTCCGGAACGGAGGAGATCCGCACGGTGAAGCCGTTGTCCACCAGGAGCTTCCGCAGTCGGGCCTGGTAACCGCCCGGGGATGCGCCGCAGATCACCACGGACGCGGCCACCGATTCCAGCTCGGTGGCCACCTCGTCGGCGTCCGGCCGGTCCCGCGCCTGCTTGGACAGGGCCAGCCCCACCATCTCGCGCACTTCGCCCGGTACCGCGCGCAGGTCCGGATCGGCGCCGAGGATGGCGGGGATGACCTCGCCCGCCGCGCCGTCGCCGAACGGCCCCTGCCCGGTCGCGGCGTAGAAGACCACACAACCCCACGCGAAGACGTCGGACTTCACCGACGCGGTGCCGCCTCCTTTGACCAGTTCCGGAGCCTGGTAGGGCAGGGTTCCCATCACCTTCCCGGTGCTGGTCAGTCGGCCGATGTCGGCGACGGTGGTCGCGATGCCGAAGTCGATCAGCACGGCGCGGGTCGAGCCGACCATCACGTTGGAGGGCTTGAGATCGCGGTGGACCAGCCCTTCCCGGTGGATGTCGCGCAGCGCCCGCGCGGTGTCGCGGGCGAGCGAGACGACGCGTTCGGCGGGCAGGCCCCTCCCGGGCATCGCCAACCGGTCGAGCGACTGTCCCCGGACCACCTCCGTGGCCACGTAGAGCGGGTCGCCCACCACTTGCCGGTCGACCACGGCGGCGGTGTACTCCGAGCGCACCGCCTGCGCCGCGGCGATCTCCTGGGTGAACCGCTTGCGGTACACGGGATCCGCGGCGTGCGACGAGTGGATGACCTTGACGGCCACCTGTTCCCCGGACGACTCCGCCAGGTACACCGTTCCCATCCCGCCCGATCCCAGCCTGCCCAGAACCCGGTAGGGTCCCAAGCGCCTCGGATCACCGGGCCTCAGCCCCCCGAACTGCTCAATGACCATTCGTCACCTTTCCGGCACACGAACGCCCCCTGACGCCTGCCACACGCGGACCCCGCTTGCCCGCGGTGCGTCAAAATACGATGCTAGCCCGGCCCACAACAAAAGCGCTTGGTTATCACGCTTTTGTCCTAAAACACTCGACTCAGCGTGTTCCCCGGTAACGGAACCGTCAAGATCGCCTGTTCGACAAGAGTCCGCGACGTGGAATCGGCTGTCCTCGCCGTAAATCTGCGGATTTGCAACTCCGGAAACAATGATCTTGCAATGCGGTTGACCACCCGGTGGTCGACCGTGGTGTGGAGCTCGAAGCGACAAAGGCACCAGGCTCGTGATCGCCGCCACCTGCCGACGCCGCCTGCGCAATCACTCGTCGTCCGAGGAGTTCCCGCGCACCACTCCGGTCCTCAAGCGGACCCCTCTCACGGCCACCAGCGTCGCGCGTCGTCGATCGCCGCGGCGATGCCGTCGGGAAACCCGGGACCGGCGAGCTCCGCCAGCCTCGGGGCGGCCCTGTCCAGGAGCGCGAGACACGTCGTCCGACTGACCGACCGCATCGTGCGGCGAAGCAGGGCGACCAGGTCCGGGCCTGGCAGGACCGCCGCGGCACGGGCCACCACCAGGATCAGCAGTCCACGGTCCCGGCTCGGTGCCGCCGCCGCGGCCCGTGCGAGGTGAGCGGCGGAGCCGAGGACGGGGACCAGGCCGGTGAGCGCCCGCGTCCGGGCTTCCTCGGGGAGGTGCTCAACGGCGGAAAGCGCCACCTCCACCTCGGCGTCGGCCAAACCGGGTGCGGCCGAGGCCAGCGCGCGAGCTCTGCGGAACGGGTCGTCCATCGCCAGGATCTCGGAGAGCGTGCGAGCGGGGGGCGGGGGAAGGCCGTGTCCCACGGCGGTGGTCCGCTGGTCGGGCAGCGCGTATCCGGCCAGCACCCCGGCGCGGGTCTGGCGGTCGGCCGCTGCGGAGACCTCGGCGTCGGCGGGGTCGGAAGTGGCGGTGATGGTGCGGGCCGCGGTCAGCGCGGCGGTGAGCACCGGCGGCCGTTCGCCGACGGGCAAGCGGGCCGCGACCGCCGTCAGCAGGACGGCCCGCGCGTCGAGGTCGGCGATCCCGGGCGCGGCGGCGAGCACCTCGGCGAGGTCGCCGTCGGAACCGGTCGGGATGAGGGCGACGAGCTCGTCAAGGCGTGCGGGTTCGCCGCCGTCCGCTGTGGCGCGCTTCAGCAGTGCGCCGATCGGCGGCCGGGGCGCCTCACGCGGAGGGGCGGTCGAGGCTGCGGCGGACACCGCGTCATCGACGAGGTCGTCGGGCAGTTCCGGCAGGATCCGCCGGACGGCCTCCGCGCGATCGTGCTCACCGGCGACGGACATCGCCGAGTCCAGCGCGTCCCGGAGCAGGCTGCGCCTGGGCTGCCCGTCCAGGCGTCGGGCGATCGCCGCCTGCGCGGCGGCGCGCCACCCGCCGTGCCGTATTCGGGAGGCGATCGACACCGCGTCGGCCACGTCCGCCAGGTGCGGCGCGATCCGGGTCAGCACGTCGCCGGTGATGTGGGTGACGGGATCACGGGCGGCGGCCAGCGCCCACGCGACCGCCGCAGGACGAAGGCCGTCCGGCAGGAACGGGACCAGCGCGGCGAGCAACAACCCTCTGGCGGGCGGGGCGTGCAGCCTGCGGGCGTGCGCGACCGCCCGCGACGGCGTCCACATCCCGGCCTTGACCAGGGCGACCACCAGGTCGGCCGGGATGTTCGCGGTGAGACTGGTGATCGAGGAGACCGCGAGCGCGCACCGTGCCTCGTCCACCAGCGTCGGCGCGGACCTGCCCGCGGCCAGCG
This portion of the Saccharothrix syringae genome encodes:
- a CDS encoding HesA/MoeB/ThiF family protein — its product is MLRPRIKYEHRPVRLGDGHVRIGGALPGVAATIPDPDGTVWALLVLLDGSRTVGQAVADLVHHHPDEPPDTVRAAIDTLAAAGYLEDADEPAPEGLTDADLERYGRGRALWRSMDTAPRTTSWHAQLALRRARVTVVGVGGVGSAAALALAQSGIGALHLVEPDVVELSNLNRQVLYTEHDLGRPKVDAAIEALRRHNSDVEITGERTTVDGTGVLRRLATGCDVLLMGADTPRAIRSWTNRACLATGTAWVDGGYRGPRVSVGVFVPGHGRCRECARPAAQARTATPVAFRPGDAWEDGVHAVNAVSAGIAGLLSAHAVMSLITGIPRLQATRWVTYNLVTLRHAEDDCEAPDPDCPACGPAAA
- a CDS encoding TRAFAC clade GTPase domain-containing protein; protein product: MIVRLVLYLLLAVFVVVITGPVLAAAVALSLVLALIAVTREALDCLAARADTAHLALDTLPDPADRRYLSGPALRDHRHLGVACFVALYQRRPSRVDEGFAGDGLRRVRPIRESPVITRSSTMPFLALTVRTGFAIGHALALVLLTTTWVVQLVLLTAAVTGFRFLCGTLYLFEALSLALRGITTECPRCHARLARPVFVCPCGREHHALIPGAQGLFLRTCRCGQDLPTLLLTGKRGLSPRCGDCDAPLPAPTQITPTRHVPVVGGTGAGKSVFLHTAVARMRSGHDAVPADPFTDSRLAETDALLAEGAFPPRTPVGQPVSHTLRVRNRLLHLYDAAGEIAQDADLIADSAFLALSDGVILVVDPLALPAVRARAAPDVLATSRPSGTDPKAVLDLLTETLSEHDTATPRRIAVVVTKGDTLSGHTHPYATDPPDRPAAVRAWLIAHGHADLVHSAEHHFPHVRYFVVTYLATSATPHDDPAAPIRWLLTGTTP
- a CDS encoding P-loop NTPase family protein — translated: MPREYIEGHPRVVAVVGAAGSGKSTWLASVVRRVAKGHLDDRFPGMSLDVLGEKSRLRHERDRVLVAETVLHRATGPEPLLVSLRVRSRARAVVIAFYDSADAAAANPAHADGLVLAVEPGAVPGDAGITRLADAVRAARGLRPHCPIDLPLAVVLTKLDTVWDMVDPGSPLLRPVPRTGGHAVSDSVDVHHETTAWLGHWNRTDLIRGVRTAFRHHRYFAATALGDRADGRREPVAYRVEDPLLWLLAGFGAMRSFRGGEGTTS
- a CDS encoding Hsp70 family protein, coding for MTTGADLPRLGIDLGTTTTCVCVVDGTGEARVLTNREGGATTPSAVYLAADGTAAVGGLALDQRVHEPGRVITEIKREIGGDYTVAVPGGHLRPEQISALILRQAVEDALEALGTAVPADGPLARVVVTVPAYFGTAERARTREAARTAGLDVLDLVNEPTAAALASGLRATPAGRAVLVYDLGGGTFDVTVVLMFPDEVRVVATGGDARLGGADWDRVLVDLVLDQLGDFSDEEEDPRTSPRLMAGLLGQVQAVKVALSTSTEQVLSLRTTRGRVHRMVISRSDYEKATSDLLDRTLDFTGDLLDQARAAGVPTIDDVLLVGGMSRTPAVARRLRETFPHLPAPRLAADAELVVARGAAQVAAGEPRKVVDVTSKGYGVLIVRDAGRPSLGSAVHWIIAPNTPLPTSGRHTLCTVRDGQTAMRVAVYESTTDVLSDDEADHLRLDERTMEGLPRDGRRGDPIELDFSLGADGVLRIDARAANGARLRIETQVRGGGTDAVAPLPGLRR